A segment of the Armatimonadota bacterium genome:
TATCTGCCGCCCTCAGGTGCGAGTGGTGATCGCTTCCGTCTGCGCTTTGCCAGGGGGTATCTGCGCTACATCGCATCCGAACTGATCCGGGATCGGGATCGAAAGCCCTATGTCTTTGATGCCGGTAGTGGCCTTGGTACAGAGAGCCTGCTCTTCGCCACTCTGGGCGCGCGCGTTTTCAGCGTTGACCTGAAGAGGGAAAGACGCAAAGTTGCCGAGAAGCGTCGAACATTCTACGAACAGGCGCTTGACATCCAGCTTGACATAGAGTTCCGAACGGATTCGGTATTCAACATTCCCCGCGAACCGCAGTTCGATTACGTATGGAGCAACCAGTCCATATCCCATATTGATCCGGCAGAGGACTTCGTCGAGATGGCCCGGGACGTGTTGCTTCCCGGGGGCCAACTCGTTGTCTCAGATTCCAACGGCAATCTTCTGGGCAGGCTCGCCCTGCTGCGACGACGAGGGCTGAAGGTGCACAAGACGTTCAAGATGGGTGATACTGGGGAGGAAGTCCCATACGCGGACGAGCGGACTTTCAGCTTCGGACAGATTCAGGAGTTGCTCAGGAAAAGCGGCCTGGATGTCGTCCATGCCGAGTGCATGGGGTTTCTCAGAGGCAGAACCGGAGAATGGGTGTTCCGGCATCTCGTTCAGCGGCTTGACAGGATGCCGGTACTCGCCACGAATCTTGGTCGGCTCTACGTGGTCGCCGGCCGCAAGCCGTCAGAGTCGTGAATCTGTTTCGTCTATCGTGAGGTAGATTTCATGCTGCTTTCGAGGAGCCTGAAGAAGAAAATACGCGAAATGGCGAGCAGACGAATCTGGGCGCCTGCCGCCTCGGTCCTCGTCCGTATAGGCGGATCGCCGCTCGCGCAGAGTATCGCCCGGCTGAGGGTGACGCGAGTCCTTGCGGCCGCGATCTCCTTCACATTGCAGGTGATAGTGTTCGGCGCGTGGCGCCTTCTGAAGCGGGCCTGGCGATGGGTCCGCGGCATAGTCAAGAAGTACGAGATCACTGGATGGGTGCTTACGGTCATCGCCTCGGCGGGTCTGGCCGGTGTGCTGTTCATGCAACCCGTCTACCTCAAACTGCTTCTCGGCGCGATCGGGCTCCTGGCATACGCGCTGATCACGTTCAGCCGGCCGCTCGTGGGTCTTCTGATCTGGCTCATCACATCGCTCGTCGTCGGCAACTTCTTCCAGATCAAGTTCATG
Coding sequences within it:
- a CDS encoding class I SAM-dependent methyltransferase produces the protein MIANTNTDTDVDTALRRFLDLREEEYRSLSTSLAREELEVFDSYYPKSLYLPPSGASGDRFRLRFARGYLRYIASELIRDRDRKPYVFDAGSGLGTESLLFATLGARVFSVDLKRERRKVAEKRRTFYEQALDIQLDIEFRTDSVFNIPREPQFDYVWSNQSISHIDPAEDFVEMARDVLLPGGQLVVSDSNGNLLGRLALLRRRGLKVHKTFKMGDTGEEVPYADERTFSFGQIQELLRKSGLDVVHAECMGFLRGRTGEWVFRHLVQRLDRMPVLATNLGRLYVVAGRKPSES